The window ATCATCATTATTTCGTCCGTCATCGGACTGCGGGGCAACGCGGGTCAGGCGAATTATGCGGCGGCCAAGGCGGGCCTGATCGGGTTCACCAAGTCGGTGGCCAGAGAGGTCGGCTCGCGGAGCATCACGGCGAATGCGGTTGCGCCTGGTTTTATCCAGACCGAAATGACCGATAAACTGGGCCCGGCGGTGCGCGAGCGCATGCTTTCCGAGATTCCCCTGGGGCGTCTGGGCACTCCCGAGGACGTGGCGGCGCTCGTCACCTTTCTGGCCAGTGATGCGGCCGGGTATATCACCGGGCAGGTGATCGCCGTCGACGGTGGAATGGCCATGTAGGAGCGCGAGTCGGTTGAATATCGCGCAAAATAATAAATCAAAGGCGGTCAGGCAGTGGAAAGGGGGTGACAGGCAGATGTCGGAAAAGTTGCAGAAAATACAGGCGCTGATTGTGGAACAACTGGGGGTGGACGAAGAAGAGGTTACTCCGGAGGCCTCATTTGTAGATGATCTTGGAGCGGATTCGCTGGACCTGGTGGAACTGGTAATGGCCTTTGAGGAGGCTTTTGAGATACGCATTCCCGATGAGGATGCGGAAAAGATCCGTACCGTCGGTGATGCCGTGGCCTACATTGAAGAACGGAGTTAGCGCTCCCGGCCCTCCTGGGGGAGGTGCTTTTGTTGCGGCCGCGAGTGGTAATTACCGGTATGGGGGCAATCACGCCCCTCGGCACCGGTCTGGAGGTGTTCTGGTCCGCCCTGGTCGCGGGGCGTTCCGGAATCAGAACCATTCAGTCGTTTGACGCTGGGGCTTTCAGAACACGGATCGCCGGCGAAGTGCCCGATTTTGAACCAACGGACTACATCGAGAAGAAGGAAGCCCGACGGATGGACCGGTACGCGCAGTTTGCGGTGGCCGGCGCGGGCATGGCGATCAAGGACGCCGGGATCGAGCTGGACGGCCTCCGCCGGGAACGCGCGGGGGTGGTCATCGGTTCGGGAATCGGCGGCATGCACACCTTCGAGGAACAGGCCCGGGTCCTGTTCGAGCGCGGCCCCGACCGCGTGAGCCCCTTTTTTGTACCGATGATGATCGGGAATATGGCGGCCGGTCAGATTGCGCTTACCTACGGGTTGTGCGGACCCAACGTCACTGTGGTCACCGCCTGCGCGTCCGGCAATCACGCTATCGGGGATGCCTTTAAGGTGATTCAGCGCGGTGACGCCGACGTGATCATCACGGGCGGTACGGAAGCATCAATCACCCCGCTGGCACTGGCCGGCTTTTGCGCGATGAAGGCGACTTCGGTGCGGAACGACTCCCCGGAGCAGGCTTCACGGCCCTTTGACGCCCAGCGGGACGGGTTCG is drawn from Candidatus Desulforudis audaxviator MP104C and contains these coding sequences:
- a CDS encoding acyl carrier protein yields the protein MSEKLQKIQALIVEQLGVDEEEVTPEASFVDDLGADSLDLVELVMAFEEAFEIRIPDEDAEKIRTVGDAVAYIEERS
- the fabF gene encoding beta-ketoacyl-ACP synthase II codes for the protein MRPRVVITGMGAITPLGTGLEVFWSALVAGRSGIRTIQSFDAGAFRTRIAGEVPDFEPTDYIEKKEARRMDRYAQFAVAGAGMAIKDAGIELDGLRRERAGVVIGSGIGGMHTFEEQARVLFERGPDRVSPFFVPMMIGNMAAGQIALTYGLCGPNVTVVTACASGNHAIGDAFKVIQRGDADVIITGGTEASITPLALAGFCAMKATSVRNDSPEQASRPFDAQRDGFVMSEGCGILVLESLEHALQRGAPRIYAEVIGYGTSCDAYHITAPDPEGLGAVRSMQAALRDAAVEPDEVDYVNAHGTSTSLNDRVETLALKSVFGPAASKLAVSSTKSMTGHLLGAAGGLEAVICALVLQRGVIPPTINYEHPDPECDLDYVPNIAREARVRVCLSNAFGFGGHNATLVFRRYEDGDR